The genomic segment GCTTCTATCTGTTTTATGATATTTTGAGCTTTCTCAATATTTTTTTCATAAATACTAAAAGCCTGCTTTCTTGCATTTGAATTTTTTGAACTATACTGAAACTCTAGTTTTGCCAACTCTTCCAATAAATTAAGTGAGAATGTTTGAATTTGAGTCCAGAATTGAAAATCAGCAATATGTTCTTCTTTAATTTTCAAATCTTCTGAATTTAGAAATTCAACATTTTGATTCAAAAAGTCATTCGATTTTTGAAATTCTTTATTCACTTGAACCCGAAAATCTTCGATTGACTTGCGTTTTATATTCCGAGTATCTTTATCTAAAATATTTTCTGATGAGTACTTAGAAAGATTTTCAACTTCTTGAGAAATTGACTTCAAATTTCCTACAATATCATTTTTTTGAAGATTAACCAACGCGTCTAATTTTCCATTTATTGCTTTTAACTCTGTTTCAATCTCCGCCATGTAGTGTTGAGCTGTAACCATACTTGCAACTTCAAAAGCAGCAGTTGCAGGATTTATTCCTGATGCAAGTTCTGTAAGATTGATTTTTTCTAAATTAGCAAATCCTTTTATACTATTCCGTGTACCTTCTTTAACTAATAAACCCGTTGTTTGCCCTGAATTTTTAGTTAGAAGTTCTGTTCCTTTTGGAATTGTCACTCGATAAACATCTTTCAGTAATTTTTGATTCTGCTGAGCCATTACTTTAGAATGTTCGATAGCTTGGATATTTTTCCCAGTAGTAACAAGTAAATTATTAATTTTGCTTAAAATTAACGGATCTGTTATTTCAGTTTTCGAAATAGCTGGAACCGCAGAGAAATTATCTAGTTTTTCAAGCTGAAAAAATTGTTCTTCTAAATCCATCTTTCACTTCCCAAACTGCTCCAAAAACCTTAAATCCCCCTGATAAAATCCACGAATATCATTAATCCCGTACCTCAGCATGGCGATGCGTTCTTGCCCCAGTCCAAAAGCAAAGCCGCTGTATAGGTTAGCATCAAGCCCCGACATTTCCAGCACATTTGGGTGAACCATACCAGCGCCAAGAATTTCAATCCAGCCGGTGTGTTTGCAGACGTTGCAGCCTTTTCCGCCGCACTTGAAGCAAGAAATATCGACCTCAACCGATGGCTCAGTGAATGGGAAATAACTCGGCCGCCAGCGAAGTTCGCGGTCTTGACCAAACATTTTTTTCATCACGAGATCAAGCGTGCCTTTGAGGTCAGCCATAGTGATGTTTTTATCCACGACAAGCCCCTCAATTTGATGAAATTGGTGGCTGTGCGTCGCATCATCGGTGTCGCGGCGGTAAACACGCCCAGGCGCAATCATGCGCAATCCGCCCTTGCTGAAGTCGTGCGCATCCATTGTCCTTGCCTGCATCGGCGAGGTGTGTGTGCGCAATAACGTTTCGCTCGTGATGTAAAAAGTATCCTGCATATCGCGTGCAGGGTGGTCTTTGGGCAAATTCATGCGCTCGAAATTATAGTGGTCCGTTTCAACTTCGTAGCCGTCCACGATTTCGTAGCCCATGCCGAGGAAAATTTCTTCGATTTCCTCTTGTGTCTGCGTGAGAATGTGGCGCGTGCCTCTTCTTTGCTTACATCCCGGTAAAGTCACATCAAGCGTTTCAGCTCCCAATGCTGCATTCATCGCAACTTGCTCAATTTCAGCTTTCTTCGCTTCAAACTTTGTACCAAATTCATCACGAAAAGCGTTAGCCAAGCTACCTATCACAGGGCGCTCGTCATTCGTCAAATCCTTCATCCCTTTGAGAATTTCAGTCAATTCACCTTTTTTACCCAGCATAACCGTCCGCAGATTGACCAGTGTTTTTTCATCAGTTACTGACAGAAGTTCTGTCAGCGTGCGTGCGCGCAGTTCCTCAATTTTTTCTTTTAAATCCATGTTTAACATACAAAATATAGCTACTACTTCTCTGCAAATAACCATCAAGTTATTGAGAAGAGCAGGTCAGTTTTGTTATCCTTTCTATTAATAAATAAAAAAATACCACGATTTCATTCTCCAAAGGAGCGAAAACCGCGGTACCATCCTATTTTATCACTTAATTAGCTTATTTAATTTGTCCGTTTAGCAAGCAAAGGTTCAAGACTATCTCTCACTTAAAAACGAAACTTTACGCAAGGTGAACTTCAGCTGCCGTTTTGTACTATGGCTCTCAGTCGGTGACCATAATTCCCTCAAACTCTACCTACAACTTACTCTTCTTACGTGATTATTTTTATTTTATCACTTTACACCAATTTGTCAAATCTTTTTAAGAATTTAACGCAATTTTCATGATTATTAAAAGCTGTCAGTACTGACAGCCTTATTTTTCAATGTTTAGATGACTTAAACACCCCATACAGACTCTAAAACGTTAGTTTGTTCACGTCCTGGTCCAACAGAAAATGTCGAAATGCGCACGCCAACCAACTCTCCGACACGGCGCACATAGTTGCGAGCTGCTTCTGGAAGTTCCTCGAGTGTTCTTACAGAGGTGATGTCCTCAGACCAGCCTGGCAATTCTTCATAAATCGGTTTGCAATCTGCGAGTTCTTTGAGTGAAGCTGGATAATGCGTGATGCGTTCGCCATTGCTTCGTTCGTAAGCGACACAGATTTTCACTGTATCAAGTCCTGACAAGACATCAATAGAATTCAAACTGAGGTTGGTCAGTCCCGACACACGCTTGGCATGGCGCATAACCACTGAGTCAAACCAGCCTACACGTCGAGGACGACCAGTTGTCGTGCCATATTCGTGACCGACTTCACGAATTTGATGACCGACTTCGTCAAAAAGTTCAGTAGGAAACGGACCATCGCCAACACGTGAAGTATAGGCTTTGCAGACACCGACGACTTTGGAAATCTTGCTTGGACCAACACCTGAGCCAATCGTGACACCGCCTGCAACAGGATTTGATGAGGTTACAAATGGATAAGTGCCTTGGTCAATATCAAGCATGACACCTTGCGCGCCTTCAAAAAGCACACGTTTGCCTGCATCTAAAGCATCATTCAAGATCACTGATGTATCGGTCACATATTTTTTGAGTTGTTGACCATATTCGTAGTATTCTTCAAAGATGTCATCAAATTCAAGTGCTTCCGAGTCATACATTTTAATAAATTCGCGATTTTTGGCTTCAAGATTGATGCGTAAGCGTTCTTCAAAAATTTCCTTATCAAGCAAGTCCGCAATCCGAATCCCGACACGCGCTGCTTTGTCCATGTAAGCTGGGCCAATTCCTTTGATGGTTGTACCGATTTTTTTATCGCCTTTGGCTTCTTCTTGAAGAAAATCAAGTTTTTTGTGATAAGGCAAAATCACGTGCGCCCGATCTGAAATTCGCAAACTATCAGCTGAAACACCATTTTCAGCGAGATAAGCAATCTCTTCAACGAGCGATTTTGGATTGACAACAACACCGTTACCAATCACCGAGATTTTTTCTGGGAAAAAGATTCCTGACGGAATCAGATGTAGTTTGAACTTCTTACCGTCGATAACAATAGTATGACCTGCATTGTCTCCTCCTTGATATCGAGCGATGACTTCGGCATTTGAACTCAAAAAATCGGTAATTTTACCTTTTCCCTCGTCTCCCCATTGCGTTCCGACAACTACTACTGATGGCATTTTTTAATGTCCTTTTCATTAAAATTTGCACGCTCCACCGCCTTTGCGTCGCAATTTTGCCTCGCGAGGTAGATATGGCTGGCATTTTCATAAGATGTGAGCCCGACTGCTTTAAAGTCATGAAAAATAGGAAAATGTGGTTGCCTTTTGCTCTTGCCGCTTTAGCTATCCATTGGCTGTAAGGCGCTAAATGGCAATCAAACGGACAGCGTAGTGGCAAAGCCACGGAGGTCTGTGCATAGCACAGGTTCCATTTTATCATTTTTCACTGACTTCAAGAAGGGCGGACTCAATTCTGCTGTGAAAGCTCCTGTCGCACTTACTTTTATTTTATCAAACTTTGATGCTGATTTTAGCAAAAAGTGAAAAGAAAATACGTAATTCTGGTTAAATGTTTGGAAATAGCTAATTTTTGTAACCTGCAAAATTCCAATTCACAATTTGACCTGATTTCTGATTATATTGAATATCAATTTCAACATTATTCTTGGAAGTAGCCGGCGTTCTCCAAACCGCATTAAGAACGTTTTGCCCTTCATCATCTACCGTGCTATAAATCTGAGTCGGTGCTGGAAGTGCAGCTGCTAAAGTTGAGTACAATGTTCCTCCTGTATACGTCATTTTCCCATCTGCTCCATCTTTTGTTTCGGTTGCACAGTGAATTGAATAAAAAAGATGATTTGTCCAACCTGGAATCTCTGAAAGATGATTTGCTGCAAACTCATATTTATCTCTGCTTGATGCAGTAGGAGAACCATATGGTCCATACGAGCTGCTGCTACTTTTTGAAAAAGCGTTGATTTCGGAATTGTTAGGATTTTTTAGAGCTCCAACAATTGCAATCACAAAAAAGACAAGTAAGGCAATCGAGAATAAAATAATATTTATCGTCCAAAATTTTGTCTTAAATTTATATACTTTCTCTTCTTGAGCTGTTTCGGAGGTTTTCTCATCAATTTTAATCTGCTTTATTTTATTCGCTTCTTCGAGCGCTGAATCAATATATTGAGTATGACAAAACGCACACTCAACACCATTTTCTATCTCAATGAACTCATTGCCACCACACTGCTCACAGATTTGTTTTTTCATTTCTTATCCCACAGATTGACTTGTTTCTCGTGTAAGACAAGTACCTGTACTTTCAATTTTATTTCATTATATTATTTTTAAAAATTGCTTGCAATATTTCTTATCGAAATTTTGCAATTTTCGAAGTTTAGATTCCGTACTTTTTGTTATAATTAATTCATGGACAAAATCATTAAATCAATCTCAAAAAATGGACATTTTCGCGCTTTTGTTTTGGATTCTACCGACACAGTGCGCGAGGCACAAGTGCGCCACAATACAATGCCTTCGTCAACTGTGGCGCTGGGACGAACGTTGATTGCGGCGCAAATCTTGGGCGCAAATGAAAAAGGCGATGCAAAAATCACGGTTAAGGTGCTGGGTGACGGCGCGATGGGCGCAATTATTGCTAATGCAGACAGCAAAGGGCAGGTCAAAGGCTACGTACAAAATAAAGATTTAGACTACAAAAAAATTTCCACAGGCGAAGTGCTGGTCGCACCTTTTGTCGGAAATGGATTTTTTGTCGTGATTAAGGACATGGGGTTGAAACAGCCTTACAGTGGGCAAGTTGACCTCATCACCGGCGAAATCGGTGAGGATTTGGCTTGGTATTTTCTATCTTCTGAACAAACACCATCTTCTGTCGGTTTGAATGTTTTGCTTGACGAAAATGCTGATACAGTCAGGATCGCTGGCGGTTTCATGTTGCAAGCATTGCCAGATGCAACGGACGAAGAAATCAGCGAAATGGAGCATAATATCAAAACAATGCCTTCTATTTCAAGCTTACTGACGGGCGATGAGCCACTGACAGCTATGTTGTCAGCGATTTATGGCAATATACCTTTTACCA from the Lactococcus allomyrinae genome contains:
- the pheS gene encoding phenylalanine--tRNA ligase subunit alpha — translated: MDLKEKIEELRARTLTELLSVTDEKTLVNLRTVMLGKKGELTEILKGMKDLTNDERPVIGSLANAFRDEFGTKFEAKKAEIEQVAMNAALGAETLDVTLPGCKQRRGTRHILTQTQEEIEEIFLGMGYEIVDGYEVETDHYNFERMNLPKDHPARDMQDTFYITSETLLRTHTSPMQARTMDAHDFSKGGLRMIAPGRVYRRDTDDATHSHQFHQIEGLVVDKNITMADLKGTLDLVMKKMFGQDRELRWRPSYFPFTEPSVEVDISCFKCGGKGCNVCKHTGWIEILGAGMVHPNVLEMSGLDANLYSGFAFGLGQERIAMLRYGINDIRGFYQGDLRFLEQFGK
- a CDS encoding adenylosuccinate synthase; translated protein: MPSVVVVGTQWGDEGKGKITDFLSSNAEVIARYQGGDNAGHTIVIDGKKFKLHLIPSGIFFPEKISVIGNGVVVNPKSLVEEIAYLAENGVSADSLRISDRAHVILPYHKKLDFLQEEAKGDKKIGTTIKGIGPAYMDKAARVGIRIADLLDKEIFEERLRINLEAKNREFIKMYDSEALEFDDIFEEYYEYGQQLKKYVTDTSVILNDALDAGKRVLFEGAQGVMLDIDQGTYPFVTSSNPVAGGVTIGSGVGPSKISKVVGVCKAYTSRVGDGPFPTELFDEVGHQIREVGHEYGTTTGRPRRVGWFDSVVMRHAKRVSGLTNLSLNSIDVLSGLDTVKICVAYERSNGERITHYPASLKELADCKPIYEELPGWSEDITSVRTLEELPEAARNYVRRVGELVGVRISTFSVGPGREQTNVLESVWGV
- the hslO gene encoding Hsp33 family molecular chaperone HslO, with amino-acid sequence MDKIIKSISKNGHFRAFVLDSTDTVREAQVRHNTMPSSTVALGRTLIAAQILGANEKGDAKITVKVLGDGAMGAIIANADSKGQVKGYVQNKDLDYKKISTGEVLVAPFVGNGFFVVIKDMGLKQPYSGQVDLITGEIGEDLAWYFLSSEQTPSSVGLNVLLDENADTVRIAGGFMLQALPDATDEEISEMEHNIKTMPSISSLLTGDEPLTAMLSAIYGNIPFTILEESPLKFDCDCNKERFRQGIKSIGAQAITEMIEEDHGAEVVCQFCERKYEFDENELNNLILGN